A genomic stretch from Eretmochelys imbricata isolate rEreImb1 chromosome 24, rEreImb1.hap1, whole genome shotgun sequence includes:
- the LOC144279417 gene encoding uncharacterized protein LOC144279417, which yields MASRAVKGAVKLDTGTLRKQLWVTLMLGKIPVWCLSRRRPFVAEDGTRTPFFYKQCLSSYKSDIKVPISFTVGNGQYLRINTTQCNDADNCNSGALEVPKGSTTQCLVLNSHACDSHIAPCAGDETYHIDFTGEILNGPSSSPFQAKGCATASAQDIKPGTFLASGPYIYLCSRATDAPAEKTPTSPAPSGASLALGKFSFALYLPGLTGLLLVKLLS from the exons ATGGCCAGCCGCGCCGTGAAGGGAGCGGTGAAGTTAGACACCGGGACA CTCCGTAAGCAGCTATGGGTCACCCTCATGCTCGGCAAGATCCCTGTGTGGTGTCTGAGTAGGCGGAGGCCGTTTGTGGCAGAAG ATGGGACAAGGACCCCGTTCTTCTACAAACAGTGTCTGAGTAGCTATAAAAGTGACATAAAAGTCCCCATCTCGTTCACTGTTGGGAATGGCCAGTATCTGAGGATCAACACCACACAATGCAACGACGCAGATAACTGTAACTCGGGCGCACTGGAA GTGCCCAAGGGGAGCACCACACAGTGCTTGGTGCTGAACTCCCATGCCTGTGACAGCCACATCGCCCCTTGTGCAGGGGACGAGACCTATCACATCGATTTCACTGGGGAGATACTGAATG GTCCATCTTCTTCGCCATTTCAAGCGAAAGGCTGCGCTACTGCGTCTGCTCAGGACATTAAACCTGGAACCTTCCTGGCGTCAGGACCCTACATATACCTGTGTTCACGGGCAACCGACGCTCCGGCGGAGAAAACAcccaccagccctgctcccagcggAGCCAGCCTGGCTCTGGGGAAATTCTCCTTTGCCCTCTACCTGCCTGGCCTgactgggctgctgctggtgaaGCTGCTctcctga